In one Solanum dulcamara chromosome 1, daSolDulc1.2, whole genome shotgun sequence genomic region, the following are encoded:
- the LOC129885555 gene encoding F-box/FBD/LRR-repeat protein At1g13570-like → MDKEDRISYLPRNVIDRIFELLPVEDAARTSILSTKWRYIWAALPNLVLDNPFCNKLALRSRHIFEQTIDKILLQHIGDIVTFDLDMSGLQLSLCPAIDRWILYATRNSVKKLKLNMPKDSPFKVPSYIFNCPTLTKLKLFNCVVKLPKSFLGFQKLTKLSLRKVTFESTTEICVINVPLLVKLSLIKCNGTQYLNIVSVGLKSLHFYESRCNLDLNCFMNCKQLTCLYLEVDNYSMPAERITLEKLLISFATLEVLALCSFELEVKFQRRSLLRSTACIIYI, encoded by the exons ATGGATAAAGAAGATCGAATAAGTTATCTGCCAAGAAATGTTATAGATCGCATCTTTGAGCTCCTGCCTGTCGAAGATGCAGCAAGAACTAGTATTTTGTCCACAAAATGGAGATATATTTGGGCCGCGCTTCCAAATCTGGTGCTAGATAATCCCTTTTGCAATAAATTAGCATTAAGATCTCGACATATTTTCGAACAAACAATAGACAAGATTCTCTTACAACATATTGGAGATATTGTTACATTTGATCTCGATATGTCAGGACTACAGTTGTCTCTGTGTCCAGCTATTGATAGATGGATACTTTATGCCACCAGAAATAGTGTCAAGAAGTTAAAGCTTAACATGCCAAAGGATAGTCCTTTCAAAGTGCCttcttatatatttaattgTCCAACCCTGACAAAATTGAAACTCTTTAACTGTGTCGTTAAACTCCCAAAATCTTTTCTTGGCTTTCAAAAACTTACAAAGCTTTCTCTGCGAAAAGTAACCTTTGAGTCAACTACAGAAATTTGTGTTATTAATGTCCCCCTTCTTGTCAAATTGTCCTTGATAAAATGTAATGGTACTCAATACCTCAACATTGTTTCAGTTGGGTTGAAGTCCTTGCATTTTTATGAGAGTCGGTGTAATCTTGACCTAAATTGCTTTATGAACTGCAAACAATTGACATGTTTGTATCTGGAGGTTGATAATTATTCAATGCCTGCTGAAAGAATAACTTTGGAAAAGCTTCTTATTAGCTTTGCTACACTTGAGGTGCTTGCGTTGTGTTCATTTGAACTTGAG GTGAAGTTCCAAAGGCGATCCCTTTTACGTTCAACTGCTTGTATCATCTACATTTAG